From one Zhongshania sp. R06B22 genomic stretch:
- the rsmA gene encoding 16S rRNA (adenine(1518)-N(6)/adenine(1519)-N(6))-dimethyltransferase RsmA yields the protein MQSPQSPPRHQARKRFGQNFLNDQGIIRSIVRAISPLEHQRVLEIGPGQGAITESILATGCQLDVIELDRDLIPILEHKFGAESNFRIHQGDALKFDFGALAAGEKLRVVGNLPYNISTPLIFHLLTAHDCIADMHFMLQKEVVDRLAAQPGSKTYGRLGIMAQYYCEVESLFDVPPEAFTPQPKVQSAIVRLTPYEKPPLPANNVETLQMVLRSAFNQRRKTLRNTLKGVIDNEAIESLGIDPGLRPEQLGLVEYVAIANAIDNNSQ from the coding sequence ATGCAGTCGCCCCAATCACCACCGCGCCATCAGGCGCGCAAACGTTTTGGTCAGAACTTCCTCAATGATCAGGGAATTATTCGTAGTATTGTTCGCGCGATATCCCCCTTAGAACATCAACGCGTACTAGAAATTGGGCCCGGCCAAGGCGCGATCACCGAATCTATTTTAGCTACTGGCTGCCAACTCGACGTTATTGAGCTAGATCGCGACCTCATTCCCATTCTTGAACATAAATTCGGCGCAGAATCGAATTTTCGTATTCATCAAGGTGACGCGCTCAAGTTCGACTTTGGCGCCCTTGCCGCAGGTGAGAAACTGCGGGTCGTCGGCAATCTGCCCTACAATATATCGACGCCGCTGATATTCCACCTGCTCACGGCCCATGACTGCATTGCCGATATGCACTTTATGCTCCAGAAAGAAGTGGTAGATCGTCTTGCCGCCCAGCCCGGCAGCAAGACCTACGGTCGCCTTGGCATCATGGCCCAATACTATTGCGAAGTAGAATCGCTATTTGATGTACCTCCTGAAGCTTTTACCCCCCAGCCCAAGGTACAATCCGCGATCGTAAGATTAACCCCCTACGAAAAGCCGCCACTCCCAGCAAATAATGTCGAGACCTTGCAAATGGTCTTGCGCAGCGCGTTTAACCAACGCCGAAAAACCTTGCGCAACACCCTAAAAGGGGTTATCGATAACGAGGCAATAGAAAGCTTGGGAATAGATCCCGGCCTTCGCCCCGAACAGCTGGGCTTAGTGGAATATGTTGCCATCGCCAATGCGATAGACAACAACAGCCAGTAA
- the apaG gene encoding Co2+/Mg2+ efflux protein ApaG: MPESAPVEIKVESQFLPDQSEPAQQRFAFAYTITIRNTGEEAVRLLNRHWIITDGDNQVQEVQGEGVIGKQPLIPPGESFSYTSGAVIDTAVGTMEGSYEMISASGRPFIAPIGIFSLARPSALH; encoded by the coding sequence ATGCCAGAATCAGCACCAGTAGAAATTAAGGTAGAGAGCCAGTTCCTACCCGACCAATCAGAGCCCGCACAGCAACGCTTTGCCTTTGCCTATACCATTACCATCCGCAATACCGGCGAAGAAGCCGTGCGCCTGCTCAATAGGCATTGGATTATTACCGACGGCGACAACCAAGTTCAGGAAGTGCAAGGTGAAGGCGTTATCGGCAAACAGCCGCTTATTCCGCCAGGTGAGTCATTTAGCTACACCTCGGGCGCAGTCATAGACACGGCTGTCGGCACTATGGAAGGCAGCTATGAAATGATTAGCGCCTCGGGTCGGCCGTTCATCGCGCCTATTGGTATCTTCTCCCTCGCCCGCCCCTCGGCCTTACACTAA
- a CDS encoding multifunctional CCA tRNA nucleotidyl transferase/2'3'-cyclic phosphodiesterase/2'nucleotidase/phosphatase, translating to MKTYLVGGAVRDKLLDYPFHERDWVVVGARPEDLLKQDFQQVGKDFPVFLHPKSKEEYALARTERKSGAGYHGFVCDFSPDITLEDDLSRRDLTINAMAEDDNGDIIDPYGGMSDLNNHLLRHVSPAFSEDPLRILRVARFAARYAHLGFTVAEETQDLMRTMSDNGELSTIAAERIWVELCKALKEKSPAAFFTVLLDCRALHALFPLWPPALNTSILDSLARAADLNLDADIRFAIACSGLNADHCKTLCGELRASNSAAWLAERFASNIPLPNLSKSEDWLALLEAFDFARRPQHLEAFVAAAKLLLPKEDRLGQLQLAATALQDIKPAEFIAQGFKGPKLGGALRAEKIRRLGELGCGA from the coding sequence ATGAAAACTTATCTCGTCGGCGGCGCAGTGCGCGACAAACTATTGGACTACCCCTTTCACGAACGAGATTGGGTGGTGGTGGGTGCGCGTCCAGAAGACTTACTCAAGCAGGATTTTCAGCAGGTTGGTAAAGATTTCCCGGTGTTTTTGCATCCCAAAAGCAAAGAGGAATACGCCCTTGCCCGCACCGAACGAAAATCGGGTGCCGGCTATCATGGTTTCGTCTGCGACTTTAGCCCCGACATCACCCTAGAGGATGATCTAAGCCGCCGCGACTTAACCATCAACGCGATGGCCGAAGACGACAACGGCGACATCATCGACCCCTATGGCGGCATGAGCGACCTCAACAACCACCTATTGCGGCATGTATCACCGGCCTTTAGCGAAGACCCGCTGCGCATCTTGCGGGTCGCCCGCTTTGCCGCGCGCTACGCCCATCTTGGCTTTACTGTGGCCGAGGAAACCCAAGACTTAATGCGCACAATGAGTGACAACGGTGAATTATCAACCATCGCCGCCGAACGCATCTGGGTAGAATTGTGTAAGGCGCTCAAGGAGAAATCCCCCGCTGCCTTCTTTACCGTCCTTTTAGATTGCCGCGCACTGCACGCACTTTTTCCGCTGTGGCCGCCCGCCCTAAACACCTCAATACTCGACAGCCTGGCACGCGCCGCAGATTTGAATTTGGATGCCGACATTCGCTTTGCCATCGCCTGCAGCGGACTAAATGCTGATCACTGCAAAACCTTGTGCGGCGAACTTCGCGCTAGTAATAGCGCCGCATGGCTGGCTGAACGCTTTGCTAGCAATATCCCACTGCCGAACTTAAGTAAAAGCGAGGACTGGCTTGCGCTACTTGAAGCCTTCGATTTTGCGCGGCGCCCACAACATCTTGAAGCCTTTGTCGCCGCGGCAAAATTACTGCTGCCCAAGGAAGATCGCCTAGGCCAGTTGCAACTAGCCGCGACGGCTTTGCAAGATATAAAACCGGCCGAATTTATTGCGCAAGGGTTTAAAGGCCCAAAACTAGGCGGGGCTTTGCGAGCAGAAAAAATAAGACGTTTAGGCGAGCTAGGCTGCGGCGCCTAA
- the pdxA gene encoding 4-hydroxythreonine-4-phosphate dehydrogenase PdxA has translation MPVRLAITPGEPAGVGPELLVKLAQQDFNAELVVFADREMLRQRAKDIGLHLDIIDADFNTTPQRHRAGQLQVVNIPCSSPAIAGILNADNAKYVLETLRQATDACIAGHCDGLVTGPVQKSIINDAGIAFSGHTEFLAERCNVDKVVMMLASEQLRVALVTTHLPLSAVPAAITSDNLQRVTEILHSALIQQFGCQQPRILVLGLNPHAGEGGHMGREEIDTIIPCLEQLRQRGWQLDGPLPADTAFTPRHLEHCDAVLAMYHDQGLPVLKYQGFGQAVNITLGLPIVRTSVDHGTALDLAGSGRADSGSFNAALTTAISMAEHSSRNSY, from the coding sequence ATGCCTGTACGCCTTGCCATCACCCCCGGCGAACCTGCCGGGGTAGGACCAGAACTTCTAGTTAAACTAGCCCAGCAAGACTTTAATGCAGAGCTCGTGGTCTTTGCCGACCGCGAGATGTTGCGGCAGCGCGCTAAAGACATTGGCCTGCATTTAGATATCATCGATGCCGACTTTAACACCACACCGCAGCGCCATCGGGCGGGTCAGCTACAAGTCGTCAATATCCCATGCAGCAGCCCAGCCATAGCCGGCATACTCAACGCCGACAATGCCAAGTACGTATTAGAAACTCTGCGCCAAGCTACCGATGCCTGCATAGCCGGACACTGCGATGGCCTCGTTACCGGGCCAGTGCAAAAATCAATTATTAACGATGCTGGTATTGCCTTTAGCGGCCACACTGAATTTCTGGCCGAGCGCTGCAATGTCGATAAAGTAGTTATGATGCTGGCCAGTGAGCAGCTGCGTGTCGCTTTAGTGACCACCCACTTACCCTTGAGCGCGGTTCCTGCAGCTATCACTAGCGATAATCTGCAACGCGTTACTGAAATTTTACATAGCGCATTAATACAGCAATTTGGCTGCCAACAGCCCCGCATCTTGGTCTTGGGCCTAAATCCCCACGCCGGCGAAGGCGGGCATATGGGCAGAGAAGAGATCGACACGATAATTCCCTGTCTTGAGCAACTGCGACAGCGCGGCTGGCAACTAGACGGTCCATTACCCGCAGACACGGCATTTACCCCACGCCATCTTGAGCACTGCGACGCCGTACTGGCCATGTACCACGACCAGGGTTTGCCGGTGCTTAAATATCAAGGCTTTGGCCAAGCCGTAAACATTACTCTTGGCCTGCCTATCGTTCGCACCTCCGTAGACCACGGCACCGCCTTGGACTTAGCCGGCAGCGGCCGCGCCGACAGCGGCAGCTTTAACGCCGCCCTCACCACCGCCATATCTATGGCGGAGCACAGCAGCAGGAATAGTTATTAA
- the folB gene encoding dihydroneopterin aldolase, giving the protein MDIVYIRGLQVDTIIGIYDFERAHRQTLVLDLELGTDIRPAAAGDDIALTLNYKAITETVEDFVKRSEFALVETLAQRCAEMIMADFAVPWLRLSLSKPGAMRQAKDVGIIIERGQR; this is encoded by the coding sequence ATGGATATTGTTTATATACGCGGTTTACAGGTAGATACCATTATTGGTATCTACGATTTTGAACGCGCACACCGTCAAACCTTAGTGCTGGATTTGGAGTTGGGAACCGATATTCGCCCGGCTGCGGCCGGTGATGACATTGCTCTGACCTTAAATTACAAGGCGATCACCGAGACTGTGGAAGACTTTGTGAAACGCAGTGAGTTTGCCTTAGTAGAGACGCTGGCACAGCGCTGCGCTGAAATGATTATGGCGGACTTTGCTGTGCCTTGGCTGCGCTTAAGCTTGAGCAAGCCGGGCGCTATGCGGCAGGCCAAGGATGTCGGCATTATTATTGAACGTGGTCAGCGTTAA
- the folK gene encoding 2-amino-4-hydroxy-6-hydroxymethyldihydropteridine diphosphokinase translates to MAEVFLSLGSNTQRYRHMTIALDSLHQQFGSLVLSRVYESESVGFPGSLFLNMAVGFSTDMSLKDFAAQMWAIELSNGRQLGAAKFSPRTIDIDILSYDDVCGCHAGIELPRAEILYNAFVLLPLSEIAPDHCHPVDGRNYRTLWQNYQSDQKLWPVPFQWQGRDISAG, encoded by the coding sequence ATGGCAGAAGTGTTTCTTAGCCTAGGCAGCAATACCCAGCGCTATCGGCATATGACGATAGCGCTTGATAGTCTTCATCAGCAGTTTGGTTCCTTGGTATTGTCTCGGGTTTACGAAAGTGAATCGGTGGGGTTTCCAGGGAGCTTGTTTTTGAATATGGCGGTGGGGTTTTCCACGGATATGTCACTAAAAGACTTTGCCGCGCAAATGTGGGCGATAGAGTTAAGTAATGGCCGGCAGCTAGGGGCGGCAAAGTTTAGCCCTCGTACTATAGATATTGATATTTTAAGTTACGACGACGTCTGCGGTTGCCACGCGGGCATAGAGTTGCCCCGCGCAGAAATTCTTTATAACGCCTTTGTGCTGTTGCCGTTGAGTGAAATTGCTCCAGACCATTGTCATCCTGTGGACGGTCGCAATTACCGCACTTTATGGCAGAACTATCAGTCTGATCAAAAGTTGTGGCCAGTGCCGTTTCAATGGCAGGGGCGCGATATATCCGCGGGCTAG
- a CDS encoding symmetrical bis(5'-nucleosyl)-tetraphosphatase — MSRYAVGDLQGCLKPLQCLLEKVSFNPQRDQLWLVGDLVNRGPDSLDTLRFLYSIKDSLHITLGNHDLHCIALARGTTKRGRHPSLDALLNAADCAELMQWLLQQALVLRSEDGHYLMSHAGIPNAWSSEQALDLSREVEAVLQGPNVDEFFHNMYGDEPLAWNDNLQGYERLRAITNHLTRMRICDADGQLELGFKGIAADIPPPYRPWFEWQAAGSRSETLLFGHWAALECKTDRDDIIALDSGCVWGRNMTMLNMDNRDIYRCECQA; from the coding sequence GTGAGTCGCTATGCGGTAGGTGATTTGCAGGGCTGTTTAAAGCCCCTGCAATGCCTGCTAGAAAAGGTGAGCTTTAATCCACAGCGCGACCAGCTCTGGCTAGTGGGTGACCTTGTTAATCGCGGTCCCGACTCACTAGACACGCTGCGCTTCCTGTACAGCATTAAAGACAGCCTACATATTACCCTCGGCAACCACGACCTCCACTGTATCGCCTTGGCCCGCGGAACCACTAAGCGAGGACGCCACCCCAGCCTTGATGCACTGCTAAATGCCGCTGACTGCGCCGAGCTAATGCAGTGGTTATTGCAGCAGGCACTGGTGCTGCGTTCAGAAGATGGTCACTACCTGATGAGTCATGCAGGCATTCCTAATGCCTGGAGTAGTGAACAAGCACTGGATCTAAGTCGCGAGGTCGAAGCTGTATTACAGGGCCCAAATGTCGATGAGTTCTTCCACAATATGTACGGCGACGAACCACTGGCGTGGAACGATAATTTACAGGGTTATGAGCGTCTTCGGGCAATTACCAACCACCTCACTCGCATGCGTATCTGCGATGCCGACGGCCAGCTCGAATTAGGCTTTAAAGGTATTGCCGCAGATATCCCCCCACCCTACCGACCTTGGTTTGAATGGCAGGCCGCAGGCAGCCGCAGCGAAACCCTACTATTTGGCCACTGGGCCGCACTGGAATGTAAAACTGATCGCGACGATATTATCGCGCTGGACAGCGGCTGTGTTTGGGGACGCAATATGACCATGCTAAATATGGATAATCGCGACATTTATCGCTGCGAGTGCCAAGCCTAA
- a CDS encoding LPS-assembly protein LptD, translating to MPAFRLILISLLTALPGSALAQVNAAADCGSTDASALNTDTSELPAYYQHWHWVPNSHLSESAKCGLSPGCQGRFIEPARDWEGAEKTPLRAPLNVSADTIESVGDKATMTGDVQLRKGDLSLDAGYAQYNRSNNTVMLRDNVVLRQPGILLRGQFAEINTNKGLGELEQAEILSFDTGARGTAGRISRPDYSRFELEQASYTQCTPDNETWSLHADSIVLDYDSGRGVARGTSIRVYDFPVFYTPYLNFPVDERRATGFLFPSIGVADGSLDISTPYYLNLAPNYDAIISPRYIEQRGEALEAELRYLNKYSEWAVNTSYLANDKREDINRWLLGVTEEGYINERWGTEVDFTKVSDDDYFSDLGLANLAVKRSTHLNQQAAVNYSSDDWTGRIEVQRYQTIAAVEDPYQKLPQLSLNYQSPAKNFKLEPSIEFEYTQFDHRDKLRDGGSRVTGQRLFGTAGASLPMRWRWGFLEPAIKSRHVRYELEDADLAGIDGSPSASSGQFSLDSGLYFERDVKISDQDWTQTLEPRLFYRYAEYQEQSDQPDFDSSALTFTYQQLFRDTRFTGHDRLDDANQITVGVSSRFINNNAGREVLTASLGQLHYFDDGRVQLPGDTVRKSSNSDLAGQIRILPDDNRWLSTDILYDARQGVLNQTNLSYHQRSDNGTLFNAGYTFRRKGNNLGGLENDVKQGDISLSLPLNDQWKLFAKTQYDFEDDRPVENLIGAEYQNCCWLTRIVYQRALEPDDNNGSNVVSTNNTGTQNNSAVLIEFQLKGLGGLGTAVTSVLKDSIFGYLSDD from the coding sequence GATTTATTGAACCTGCAAGAGATTGGGAGGGGGCCGAGAAAACGCCTCTGCGCGCGCCGCTAAACGTCTCCGCGGACACCATTGAATCCGTCGGCGACAAAGCCACCATGACCGGCGACGTCCAGCTCCGCAAAGGCGATCTAAGTTTAGATGCCGGATACGCGCAATATAATCGCAGCAATAACACCGTGATGTTGCGTGACAATGTGGTTTTGCGTCAGCCAGGTATTCTACTGCGGGGTCAGTTCGCCGAAATCAACACTAACAAAGGCTTAGGCGAACTAGAACAAGCGGAAATTTTGAGTTTTGATACCGGTGCCCGCGGCACTGCGGGGCGTATTTCGCGGCCCGACTACAGCCGCTTCGAGCTCGAACAAGCGAGTTACACCCAATGTACACCTGACAATGAAACCTGGTCGCTACACGCCGACAGCATTGTTTTGGATTACGACAGTGGCCGTGGTGTCGCGCGAGGCACCAGTATTCGGGTCTACGACTTCCCAGTATTTTATACGCCCTACCTAAACTTCCCTGTCGATGAACGCCGCGCAACGGGCTTTTTATTCCCGTCTATTGGGGTGGCTGACGGCAGCCTAGACATATCAACACCGTATTACTTAAATCTTGCGCCCAACTACGATGCCATTATTTCACCGCGTTACATCGAGCAACGCGGCGAGGCCCTAGAAGCCGAATTGCGCTATTTAAATAAATACAGCGAATGGGCCGTTAACACCAGCTACCTAGCCAACGATAAACGTGAAGATATCAACCGCTGGCTATTAGGCGTAACCGAGGAAGGCTATATAAATGAGCGCTGGGGCACGGAAGTCGACTTCACTAAAGTCAGCGACGATGACTACTTTAGTGACTTGGGCCTTGCCAATCTAGCGGTCAAACGCAGCACTCACCTAAATCAACAAGCGGCAGTCAATTACAGCTCTGACGATTGGACTGGACGTATTGAAGTGCAGCGCTATCAGACCATTGCCGCGGTTGAAGATCCCTACCAAAAACTGCCACAACTGAGCCTGAACTACCAATCACCGGCAAAGAATTTCAAACTGGAACCCAGCATAGAATTTGAGTACACCCAGTTCGATCACCGCGATAAACTTCGCGATGGTGGCAGCAGAGTCACGGGACAACGCCTGTTTGGCACTGCAGGAGCCAGCCTACCCATGCGCTGGCGCTGGGGTTTTCTTGAACCCGCCATTAAAAGTCGTCATGTTCGCTACGAGCTAGAAGACGCAGATTTAGCCGGCATTGATGGCAGCCCCAGCGCCAGCAGCGGCCAATTTAGCCTTGATAGCGGCCTATATTTTGAACGCGATGTAAAAATATCTGATCAAGACTGGACCCAAACCCTTGAGCCGCGGCTGTTTTACCGCTATGCCGAATATCAAGAGCAAAGCGACCAGCCTGACTTCGACAGCTCTGCTCTGACATTTACTTATCAACAGCTTTTCCGCGACACCCGTTTTACCGGCCACGACCGACTAGACGATGCCAATCAAATTACCGTGGGCGTAAGCAGCCGCTTTATTAATAATAATGCGGGGCGCGAAGTCCTCACTGCCAGCCTTGGTCAATTGCATTATTTTGATGATGGCCGGGTCCAGCTGCCTGGCGATACCGTGCGAAAAAGCAGCAACTCCGATTTGGCTGGCCAAATTCGTATTCTGCCCGACGACAATCGCTGGTTGAGCACTGATATTCTGTATGATGCCCGCCAAGGGGTGCTCAATCAGACCAATCTGAGCTACCATCAGCGCAGCGACAACGGCACACTGTTTAACGCCGGCTATACCTTTCGTCGTAAAGGCAACAATCTCGGTGGTTTAGAGAACGACGTTAAGCAAGGCGACATTTCTTTGAGTTTGCCGCTAAATGACCAGTGGAAACTATTCGCCAAAACCCAATATGATTTCGAGGACGATCGCCCTGTCGAAAATCTTATTGGCGCGGAATACCAGAACTGCTGCTGGCTTACCCGCATTGTTTATCAACGGGCCTTGGAACCCGACGACAACAATGGGTCTAATGTAGTTAGCACCAACAATACCGGAACTCAAAATAATTCTGCTGTATTGATCGAATTTCAGTTAAAGGGACTCGGGGGCCTAGGCACCGCAGTCACCAGTGTTTTAAAGGACAGTATTTTTGGCTACTTATCTGATGACTAA
- a CDS encoding peptidylprolyl isomerase: MATYLMTNMRLLKTFTAVLLIALAPFTQAETEWLDKVVAIVDDDIILASELDERVQGIQANIARTGKQAPPEEELRKEVLDLLVLENIQMQMAKRYGLRIDDEELNGAVARIAANNNMSISQFQQALVSSGASYLAVREQISREMVLQRVQMGNVNQRIQVTEQEIRNYLQSSEGKEVTSPEFHFSHILIPVSSDATDAESKQAKAKAAAISMKLRAGKNVDNASDNISISDLGWRKGTELPALFKDVAAKMNDGDVSEPLQSASGFHIIKLLESRGVKQLVKQTRASHILLKPSAIRDESQTIALAKQLRQRALKGEDFRELAKEFSEDIGSAQEGGDLGWTTPGQLVPEFQEAMDETAIGEIHKPVASQFGWHVIKVIERRSKDVTDDMRKQIARNALHERKYADELDIWLRKIRSEAFVDIKI, encoded by the coding sequence TTGGCTACTTATCTGATGACTAATATGCGTTTATTAAAAACTTTTACCGCCGTGCTATTGATTGCGCTGGCGCCATTCACCCAGGCCGAAACCGAGTGGCTAGATAAGGTTGTGGCCATCGTCGATGACGATATCATTCTCGCCAGCGAACTCGACGAACGTGTTCAGGGCATCCAAGCCAATATTGCCCGAACCGGCAAGCAAGCGCCGCCAGAAGAGGAGTTACGCAAAGAGGTTCTCGATTTATTGGTGCTTGAAAACATTCAAATGCAAATGGCCAAGCGCTATGGCCTGCGTATCGATGACGAAGAGTTAAACGGTGCGGTGGCGCGTATTGCCGCCAACAACAATATGTCGATCTCGCAGTTCCAGCAAGCACTGGTCTCTAGCGGCGCCTCTTACCTCGCCGTGCGCGAGCAAATCAGCCGTGAAATGGTTCTTCAGCGCGTGCAAATGGGTAACGTCAATCAGCGTATTCAAGTGACCGAGCAGGAAATCCGAAATTATCTGCAATCGTCAGAAGGCAAGGAAGTCACCTCGCCGGAATTCCACTTTTCACACATCCTCATTCCCGTCAGCTCAGACGCCACTGACGCAGAGAGCAAACAAGCCAAAGCCAAAGCAGCCGCAATAAGCATGAAGCTACGCGCCGGTAAAAATGTGGATAACGCCAGCGACAATATCAGCATCAGCGACCTCGGCTGGCGTAAAGGCACTGAGCTGCCCGCTCTATTTAAAGATGTAGCCGCCAAAATGAATGACGGTGATGTCTCTGAACCACTGCAAAGTGCCAGCGGTTTCCACATTATCAAACTCTTAGAAAGCCGCGGCGTTAAGCAGCTGGTGAAGCAAACCCGTGCTAGCCACATTTTGTTAAAGCCGTCAGCAATCCGCGATGAGTCACAAACTATTGCCCTAGCCAAGCAATTGCGCCAACGCGCTTTAAAGGGTGAAGATTTCCGCGAACTAGCTAAAGAGTTCTCGGAAGATATTGGCTCGGCGCAAGAAGGCGGCGATCTCGGCTGGACAACTCCCGGGCAGCTAGTGCCAGAATTCCAAGAGGCCATGGACGAAACTGCAATCGGTGAAATCCATAAGCCAGTAGCAAGTCAGTTCGGCTGGCATGTTATTAAAGTCATTGAACGTCGCAGCAAAGACGTCACCGACGACATGCGCAAACAAATAGCTCGCAACGCCCTCCACGAGCGCAAATATGCCGACGAACTGGATATTTGGCTGCGCAAGATCCGCAGCGAAGCCTTTGTCGACATTAAAATTTAA
- the tsaD gene encoding tRNA (adenosine(37)-N6)-threonylcarbamoyltransferase complex transferase subunit TsaD — MRVLGLETSCDETGVAIYDSEQGLLAEALYSQVALHAEYGGVVPELASRDHVRKLLPLVREVLDKAGMRGEQLDGVAFTNGPGLAGALMVGACAGRAMAYGWGIPAVAVHHMEGHLLAPMLEENAPSFPFIALLVSGGHTQLVRVDGIGQYRILGESLDDAAGEAFDKAAKMLDLGYPGGPQVAKAAERGTPGRYTFPRPMVNRPGLDFSFSGLKTFTLNTVTASREAGTYDAQNQADIAAAFQEAVVDTLVIKCTRALVQENLSTLVMAGGVSANTVLRARLAQKMAKIGGEVFYPRPEFCTDNGAMIAYAGHCRLQAGQHEGLSVSIRPRWPMTELSAV, encoded by the coding sequence GTGCGTGTTTTAGGACTAGAAACCTCCTGTGATGAAACAGGCGTGGCGATATACGATTCCGAGCAAGGCTTGCTTGCTGAGGCCCTGTATAGCCAGGTTGCGCTGCATGCCGAATATGGTGGCGTGGTGCCAGAGCTGGCGTCGCGGGATCATGTGCGTAAATTGCTGCCCTTGGTCCGCGAGGTCTTAGATAAAGCCGGCATGCGCGGTGAGCAATTAGACGGCGTAGCATTTACCAATGGCCCCGGTCTTGCCGGCGCCTTGATGGTAGGTGCCTGTGCTGGGCGCGCCATGGCCTACGGCTGGGGTATTCCCGCGGTCGCGGTGCATCATATGGAAGGGCATTTATTGGCCCCGATGCTGGAAGAAAACGCGCCGAGCTTTCCCTTTATCGCTCTGCTCGTTTCTGGCGGGCATACCCAGCTTGTGCGTGTTGATGGCATTGGCCAATACCGTATTTTGGGTGAGTCCTTGGATGACGCCGCCGGTGAAGCTTTCGATAAAGCAGCGAAAATGCTGGATTTGGGTTATCCAGGTGGCCCGCAAGTCGCGAAGGCAGCCGAGCGCGGAACCCCGGGCCGATATACCTTTCCGCGGCCCATGGTTAATCGCCCAGGTTTAGATTTTAGTTTTAGTGGTTTGAAAACGTTTACCCTAAATACTGTGACGGCCAGCCGCGAAGCCGGAACTTACGATGCCCAGAATCAAGCTGATATTGCGGCGGCGTTCCAAGAGGCAGTGGTGGATACCTTGGTAATTAAATGCACCCGCGCTCTGGTTCAAGAAAACTTAAGTACCTTGGTGATGGCGGGTGGCGTGAGCGCCAATACCGTATTGCGTGCGCGCTTGGCCCAGAAAATGGCGAAGATCGGTGGCGAAGTATTTTACCCAAGACCAGAATTTTGCACAGATAATGGTGCGATGATCGCCTATGCCGGTCATTGTCGCTTGCAGGCGGGTCAGCACGAGGGTCTTAGTGTTTCAATACGGCCGCGCTGGCCGATGACTGAATTAAGCGCAGTCTGA